The proteins below come from a single Methanobacterium petrolearium genomic window:
- a CDS encoding Coenzyme F420 hydrogenase/dehydrogenase, beta subunit C-terminal domain codes for MEPQFLLAKAKDEELAKNGECGGAVSALFKYLLDQQLVDGVLTLTRGEDVYDGIPTLVENSEEIIETCGSLHCAPTMFGDLISKHLNDIRLAVSVKPCDAMAIKELEKRHQINPDAIYKIGLNCGGTVMPITARKMIEMFYDVDPAEVVAEEIDKGKFIIELADGTHKSVEIDELEEKGFGRRSNCQRCQLKIPRNADLACGNWGAEPGWTFIEVVTEKGKDLVENARKKGYIDVKTPSEKAIAIREKIENVMIKLAGKFQDKYLEEDYPAPENWDEYWNRCIKCYACRDVCPICFCKECDLEKDFYSDEDEIAPDPLTFQGVRLSHMCFSCVNCGQCEDVCPMEIPLALIFHRMQKKYRDDTGFIAGVSEELPPLYSPEKE; via the coding sequence ATGGAACCACAATTTTTACTTGCCAAGGCAAAAGATGAAGAATTAGCCAAGAACGGAGAATGTGGAGGTGCAGTAAGTGCCCTATTCAAATATCTGTTAGATCAACAACTGGTTGATGGAGTTTTAACCCTAACCAGGGGGGAAGATGTATACGATGGTATTCCCACCCTGGTTGAAAACTCAGAGGAGATAATTGAAACTTGCGGTTCTCTGCACTGTGCACCAACCATGTTCGGAGACTTGATAAGCAAACATTTAAATGACATACGACTGGCAGTGAGTGTGAAACCCTGCGATGCAATGGCAATTAAAGAACTGGAAAAACGGCATCAAATCAACCCTGATGCCATTTACAAGATAGGTCTTAACTGTGGAGGGACTGTAATGCCTATCACTGCCAGGAAAATGATAGAGATGTTCTATGATGTGGATCCAGCAGAAGTGGTGGCTGAAGAAATTGACAAGGGGAAATTCATCATTGAACTGGCTGATGGAACTCATAAATCAGTGGAAATCGATGAATTAGAAGAGAAAGGATTTGGAAGACGCAGCAATTGTCAGAGATGTCAATTGAAAATTCCAAGAAATGCAGATCTGGCATGTGGTAACTGGGGTGCTGAACCAGGATGGACTTTCATAGAAGTGGTCACAGAGAAAGGGAAAGATCTGGTGGAAAATGCTAGAAAAAAAGGATATATAGATGTTAAAACCCCATCTGAAAAGGCAATTGCCATAAGAGAAAAGATTGAGAATGTGATGATAAAGTTAGCCGGTAAATTCCAGGATAAATATCTGGAAGAAGATTACCCTGCCCCAGAAAACTGGGATGAATACTGGAATCGCTGCATCAAATGTTACGCCTGCCGGGATGTGTGTCCTATCTGTTTCTGTAAGGAGTGCGATCTGGAAAAGGATTTCTATTCTGATGAAGATGAAATAGCACCAGATCCTCTCACCTTCCAGGGAGTTAGACTGTCCCATATGTGTTTCAGCTGTGTTAACTGCGGACAATGCGAAGATGTGTGTCCCATGGAGATCCCCCTGGCCCTTATCTTCCACAGAATGCAGAAAAAATACAGAGATGACACTGGATTCATAGCAGGTGTCAGTGAAGAGTTACCACCATTGTACAGTCCAGAAAAAGAATAA
- a CDS encoding hydrogenase iron-sulfur subunit, protein MSEKDVKIVGFCCNWCCYGGADTAGTARMQYPPNVRILRVMCSGRINPSMVLKSFKEGADGVFVGGCHMGDCHYDAGNYKWNRRAKLIEDILPEFGIEKERFRFEWISASEGEKFQKTMKEFSDTIKSIGPLKRSTPQLTSHAKATAKT, encoded by the coding sequence ATGTCCGAAAAAGATGTAAAAATTGTGGGTTTTTGTTGTAACTGGTGTTGCTATGGGGGTGCAGACACTGCAGGTACAGCCAGGATGCAGTACCCTCCCAATGTCAGAATTTTAAGGGTGATGTGTTCCGGCCGTATTAACCCATCAATGGTACTTAAATCATTTAAAGAAGGTGCAGATGGCGTTTTTGTGGGTGGTTGTCATATGGGAGACTGCCACTACGATGCTGGGAACTATAAATGGAACCGTCGAGCCAAACTGATTGAAGATATTTTACCCGAATTTGGGATTGAAAAGGAAAGATTCAGATTCGAATGGATATCTGCTTCAGAAGGTGAAAAGTTCCAGAAGACCATGAAAGAATTCAGTGATACCATAAAATCAATTGGACCACTTAAAAGATCAACACCCCAACTCACTTCCCATGCAAAAGCCACTGCCAAAACCTAA
- a CDS encoding H(2)-dependent methylenetetrahydromethanopterin dehydrogenase-related protein: MKIAVYGAGNQDLYVNQLNLPEKYGGNAPYGGSRMAIEFSNAGHQVYLAEPHRDILSPNLWKIVEDSGVTVTSDDAEAGRNAEIAILFTPFGKSTFNIAKNIISHLPENGVIANTCTVSPLVLYYVLELEIKRKRSDVGICSMHPAAVPGTPQHGHYVIGGHSTNDLDLATKEQIQKCVDLARDCKKEAYVVPADVSSAVADMGSLVTAVTLSGVLDYYQVGTKIIQAPKEMVEKQILMTLQTMASLVESSGVEGLLKAMNPELLVKSASSMHLLEEQKDLDAALETLSDLDPELMENAREAEIKPTNLVAAQALAKELLALMGERASEGTIRRCMRKMFE; the protein is encoded by the coding sequence ATGAAAATCGCAGTTTATGGTGCTGGCAATCAGGACCTTTACGTTAATCAGTTAAACCTACCTGAAAAGTACGGTGGAAACGCACCATACGGTGGAAGCCGGATGGCCATCGAGTTTTCAAATGCCGGACATCAGGTTTACCTTGCTGAACCCCACCGGGACATACTTTCACCTAATCTGTGGAAAATTGTGGAGGATTCAGGAGTGACTGTTACCTCCGACGATGCTGAAGCAGGCCGTAATGCTGAAATAGCCATACTTTTTACTCCCTTCGGCAAGTCCACCTTTAACATAGCTAAAAACATTATATCCCATCTCCCGGAAAATGGAGTGATTGCCAATACCTGTACTGTATCTCCCCTGGTTCTCTATTATGTGCTGGAGCTTGAGATAAAAAGAAAAAGGAGTGATGTGGGTATTTGTTCCATGCACCCGGCAGCAGTTCCTGGAACTCCTCAGCATGGCCATTATGTCATTGGAGGGCACAGCACCAATGATCTGGATCTGGCTACCAAAGAACAAATCCAGAAATGTGTTGATCTGGCCAGAGATTGTAAAAAAGAGGCTTATGTTGTGCCTGCTGATGTTTCATCAGCAGTGGCAGATATGGGATCCCTGGTTACAGCAGTGACCCTCTCCGGTGTTCTGGATTACTATCAAGTAGGGACCAAAATCATCCAGGCCCCTAAAGAGATGGTGGAAAAACAGATACTCATGACCCTGCAGACCATGGCCTCTCTGGTGGAGTCCTCCGGAGTGGAAGGACTCCTGAAGGCAATGAATCCAGAATTACTGGTGAAAAGTGCCAGTTCAATGCACCTTTTAGAAGAACAGAAGGATTTAGATGCAGCTCTGGAGACACTATCTGACCTGGATCCGGAGTTAATGGAAAATGCCAGAGAAGCTGAAATAAAACCAACTAACCTGGTAGCTGCCCAGGCCCTGGCCAAGGAACTCCTGGCCCTTATGGGTGAAAGGGCATCTGAAGGTACTATCAGACGATGCATGCGTAAAATGTTTGAATAA
- a CDS encoding adenosylcobalamin-dependent ribonucleoside-diphosphate reductase translates to MSGKLGLSVNALKVLEKRYLTKDEEGRITETPEEMFRRVAENIAQVDLQYDKNAEIDALQEEFYHLMTGLKFLPNSPTLMNAGTSLNQLSACFVLPVEDSIEGIFDSLKHMALIHKSGGGVGFSFSKIRPAGDVVRSTKGIASGPISFMHIYDAATDVIKQGGRRRGANMSILQIDHPNILEFITVKEKRKENSGKLDEKEMTTSRREFRDQLTNFNLSVAVDDEFIQKVQDDNLIELVNPRNNGLVMSVPARMIFDLMVHTAWESGDPGILFMDEINRHNPTPQLGLIQATNPCGEQPLLPYESCNLGSINLARMVENGFIQWDKLKKTIKTAVHFLDNVIDANQYPLPEIESMTFKTRKIGLGVMGFADLLILLGIPYNSQEALDIARKIAKFISETARESSVELGEIKGSFPAFNKSKWDKKGYSAMRNATTTTIAPTGSISIIAGVSSGIEPLFAVSFQRDVLDGSKLLEINSLFQKIALKRGFYSEKLMLKIARKGSLTGLREIPADIRQLFVTTYDIDPSWQVRMQAAFQEHVDNAVSKTVNLPSDATPEDVKKVFLLAHQLKCKGITVYRYGSKEKQVLYVGVVPDNQEHEYLNAKSEYSGGCPSFICIH, encoded by the coding sequence ATTTCTGGCAAACTTGGACTTTCTGTTAATGCCCTGAAAGTTTTGGAAAAAAGATACCTTACCAAAGATGAGGAAGGGAGAATTACTGAAACCCCTGAAGAGATGTTCAGAAGGGTGGCTGAGAATATAGCCCAAGTAGATCTTCAGTATGACAAAAATGCTGAAATTGACGCTCTTCAGGAAGAATTTTACCATTTAATGACTGGTCTAAAGTTTCTTCCGAACTCCCCCACTCTGATGAATGCTGGCACTTCCCTAAATCAGTTATCTGCATGTTTTGTTTTACCTGTGGAAGATTCAATAGAAGGCATATTTGATTCATTAAAGCACATGGCCCTTATCCATAAATCAGGAGGAGGGGTTGGTTTTTCATTTTCCAAAATTCGGCCGGCAGGAGACGTGGTTCGGTCAACTAAAGGAATTGCATCAGGACCTATTTCATTCATGCACATCTATGATGCAGCTACTGATGTGATAAAGCAGGGTGGCCGGAGAAGGGGTGCTAATATGAGTATACTCCAAATTGATCACCCTAACATACTGGAATTTATCACGGTTAAAGAAAAAAGGAAAGAAAATAGTGGAAAATTAGATGAAAAAGAGATGACCACATCTAGAAGGGAATTCAGGGATCAACTCACCAATTTTAACCTGTCGGTGGCTGTTGATGATGAGTTCATACAGAAAGTTCAGGATGATAATCTGATAGAACTGGTAAATCCCAGAAATAATGGACTGGTAATGTCAGTACCTGCACGGATGATTTTTGATTTAATGGTGCATACAGCCTGGGAAAGTGGTGATCCTGGAATCCTATTCATGGATGAAATAAACCGTCACAATCCAACTCCTCAACTGGGATTAATACAAGCAACCAATCCCTGCGGTGAACAACCTCTCCTTCCCTACGAGTCCTGCAACCTGGGATCCATCAACCTGGCGCGCATGGTGGAAAATGGATTTATACAATGGGATAAACTTAAAAAAACCATCAAAACTGCGGTGCATTTTTTGGATAACGTGATTGATGCCAATCAGTACCCCCTGCCAGAAATAGAAAGCATGACCTTCAAAACTCGGAAAATTGGCTTAGGAGTAATGGGTTTTGCTGACCTGCTTATCCTGCTTGGGATCCCCTATAATTCTCAAGAAGCACTGGATATAGCCAGGAAAATCGCAAAATTCATCAGTGAAACTGCTAGGGAATCTTCAGTTGAACTTGGTGAAATTAAAGGGTCATTTCCTGCATTTAATAAGAGTAAATGGGATAAAAAGGGTTATTCTGCTATGCGTAATGCTACCACCACCACTATTGCCCCTACAGGATCTATAAGTATAATTGCGGGAGTTTCCAGTGGGATTGAACCCTTATTTGCTGTTAGTTTCCAGAGGGATGTGCTGGATGGGAGCAAATTATTGGAAATAAACTCTCTTTTCCAGAAAATAGCCCTGAAAAGGGGTTTTTACAGTGAAAAACTCATGCTTAAAATTGCCAGGAAGGGTTCTTTAACTGGTTTAAGGGAAATTCCTGCAGATATTCGGCAGTTGTTTGTAACCACATATGATATTGATCCTTCCTGGCAGGTGCGGATGCAGGCTGCGTTCCAGGAACATGTGGACAACGCAGTATCAAAAACTGTTAACCTTCCCTCTGATGCAACTCCTGAAGATGTTAAGAAGGTTTTCCTACTAGCCCATCAGCTTAAATGTAAAGGAATAACAGTTTATAGGTATGGGAGTAAAGAAAAACAGGTTTTATATGTGGGTGTAGTTCCAGATAACCAAGAACATGAATATTTAAATGCTAAATCTGAGTATTCAGGGGGTTGTCCTTCTTTTATCTGTATACACTAA
- a CDS encoding tetratricopeptide repeat protein, with the protein MKKSSSDIIVGSILLLCTLLYSLTATGFSDMFIAICFGPFGVLLLLSGIFNRLEYYNKTLFMRIIVASSIGIGLLIFFKLYQFSNTRDIWVSLFFTVLAGIYLLGMIWTGYGYSKRMDEYRRIEESFKKTIKSDNEVMAWNRKGLQLMKIKEYRKAIDSFDKALELEPSNVMILNIKGISLTEIRKFSRASKVFDKALKLDPENTKVLNNKGNNLTKAFKHQEAIDCYNKALKINPDNSRVLYNKGIAMGMLEKYQNSVECFNRALKLDPENSELWHTKGNALLKLGEDQEAQECYDKALDLDPNFKPVK; encoded by the coding sequence ATGAAAAAATCGTCATCAGATATAATAGTGGGTTCTATTTTATTATTATGCACTCTTTTGTATAGTTTGACTGCTACTGGGTTTTCTGATATGTTTATAGCAATATGTTTTGGTCCTTTTGGGGTTTTACTACTTTTAAGTGGTATCTTCAACAGATTGGAATATTATAATAAAACTCTTTTTATGAGAATAATAGTTGCATCTTCGATTGGAATAGGACTATTGATATTTTTTAAGTTATATCAATTCTCTAATACTAGGGATATTTGGGTATCCCTCTTTTTCACGGTTTTAGCTGGAATTTATTTGCTGGGAATGATTTGGACTGGTTATGGGTACTCCAAACGCATGGATGAATATCGGAGAATTGAAGAATCATTTAAAAAGACAATAAAATCTGACAATGAGGTAATGGCATGGAACAGAAAAGGTCTCCAACTCATGAAAATTAAAGAATATAGAAAGGCAATAGATTCATTTGACAAGGCACTGGAACTTGAACCTTCCAATGTAATGATCCTGAATATTAAAGGTATTTCCCTCACAGAAATCCGTAAATTCAGTCGGGCTTCTAAAGTCTTTGACAAAGCCCTTAAATTAGACCCAGAAAATACAAAGGTATTGAATAATAAGGGAAACAACCTTACAAAGGCATTCAAACACCAGGAAGCTATTGATTGTTATAATAAAGCTCTTAAAATAAATCCTGACAATTCTAGGGTACTGTACAATAAAGGAATTGCAATGGGAATGCTTGAAAAATATCAAAATTCAGTTGAATGTTTCAACAGAGCCTTAAAATTGGATCCTGAAAATTCTGAATTATGGCACACTAAAGGGAATGCCCTTTTGAAACTGGGAGAAGATCAGGAAGCCCAGGAATGTTATGATAAAGCTCTGGATTTGGATCCTAATTTTAAACCTGTAAAATAA
- the hmdC gene encoding 5,10-methenyltetrahydromethanopterin hydrogenase cofactor biosynthesis protein HmdC — protein sequence MHDLIKEAVNDMDSALKLSKSEKNVNDVVDAVSELSTAEATQLGMNFKKFPLGCDLTEIIVGTCASDLEKDELIGNCLLSNMIGASIHVCAYAFADIAENYKMRGIDVLREVREVTDVPLDLDHFGRYGAMRFPREIVKCPGQCYNEGPPFHECPRDRIHARLLDKEEAASMERDDWVKCSSSVAINLTSAQGGEGHAAPLEEAEEIAQLAQKYGKGVEAIMFIGDGYDDLITGFEKALELGADIFVLEGGPFNQSSDRLDSFAKAVAMARLLVPGKIVATNGAYEDECRVGLRAGLNAIITGFPKNHHGYMCGYSPGTAKKGNFGLPRVIKIIKEELKEGLTSVPIQRGELEALASAIKVVGPENVYPQKIGEFPVGDAHWAVLPNSPIYDKVKVERTIQGIHETLTGSSAALIGGRFVSWALAKELDNDVDEIIISDKDPWVEKVTVDILSRELEPNIIGASSDDRLASESADHTIITSTIPGLVTKISRKLDGSITLI from the coding sequence GTGCACGATTTGATCAAAGAAGCAGTAAATGACATGGATTCAGCCCTCAAACTCAGTAAATCAGAAAAAAATGTTAATGATGTGGTGGATGCAGTTTCTGAGTTATCAACTGCTGAAGCCACCCAACTAGGAATGAATTTCAAAAAATTTCCTCTAGGCTGTGACCTTACTGAGATCATTGTGGGCACCTGTGCATCAGACCTGGAGAAGGATGAACTGATTGGTAACTGCCTTTTATCAAACATGATTGGTGCTTCTATTCACGTGTGCGCTTATGCCTTTGCAGATATCGCTGAAAATTATAAAATGAGAGGTATTGATGTTCTCCGCGAAGTTCGAGAAGTTACAGATGTGCCTCTGGACCTGGATCACTTCGGAAGATATGGAGCCATGCGATTCCCCAGGGAAATTGTGAAATGCCCAGGACAGTGCTATAATGAAGGCCCTCCTTTCCATGAATGTCCCCGGGACAGAATACATGCCAGACTCCTGGACAAAGAGGAAGCAGCTTCAATGGAAAGGGATGACTGGGTTAAATGCTCTTCTTCTGTGGCTATTAACCTGACCAGTGCCCAGGGGGGAGAAGGACATGCTGCACCATTAGAAGAGGCTGAAGAGATCGCCCAGCTTGCCCAAAAGTATGGTAAAGGTGTGGAGGCCATCATGTTCATAGGTGATGGTTATGATGATCTAATCACCGGATTTGAGAAAGCCCTGGAGTTAGGGGCAGATATCTTTGTACTGGAAGGTGGGCCTTTCAATCAGTCCAGTGATCGGTTGGATAGCTTTGCCAAGGCAGTGGCCATGGCCCGCCTACTGGTACCTGGGAAAATCGTTGCCACCAACGGTGCCTATGAAGATGAGTGTCGTGTGGGTTTACGGGCAGGGCTTAACGCTATAATCACTGGTTTTCCCAAGAATCATCATGGCTACATGTGTGGTTACAGTCCAGGAACAGCTAAAAAAGGTAATTTTGGACTTCCACGTGTGATCAAGATAATTAAAGAAGAACTCAAAGAGGGTTTAACCAGTGTGCCTATTCAAAGGGGTGAACTGGAAGCATTGGCCAGTGCAATTAAGGTGGTGGGACCTGAAAATGTGTATCCACAGAAAATTGGTGAGTTCCCAGTAGGTGATGCTCACTGGGCAGTGCTGCCCAACTCACCTATCTATGATAAAGTGAAAGTTGAAAGGACCATTCAGGGTATTCATGAAACCCTGACGGGTAGCAGTGCCGCACTCATAGGGGGAAGATTTGTATCATGGGCTTTAGCCAAAGAACTGGACAACGATGTGGATGAGATCATCATTAGCGATAAGGATCCGTGGGTGGAAAAGGTAACTGTTGATATCTTAAGTAGAGAATTGGAACCAAATATCATTGGGGCCTCATCAGATGATAGATTAGCATCCGAAAGTGCTGATCACACCATAATCACTTCCACTATTCCTGGATTGGTTACCAAGATATCTAGGAAGTTGGATGGATCGATTACTTTGATTTAA